The Drosophila biarmipes strain raj3 chromosome X, RU_DBia_V1.1, whole genome shotgun sequence genome includes the window acCGGATTTATGACATTTTATTagtttgttttcatttcttaTCGAACGACAGataaaccaaattaaaaatcaacagAAAAAGAAAGTGTGGATGGAAAGCCATGCAAATTTTGAAGTTTTACTAAGGTGTTAAGTTAGTTCAGTGAGGAAAAGTTaagatataagatatattttattataaacatctttagaaataatcaacttctTGGAAATTAATCTTATCAAATCCAAGCACATATTTCCTGGAAAAGACAATCATTTTACATCCAAGTCGAGCCTTCATCTGAAGTAATATATCTTATCTTCTGAAAGACAACACCAGAGATAAGCTCTTAATATCTGAGCAGTTCCGGTGAAGTCACAATAAATCCTTATCAGAACTCGCAATTATGTTTGTTAATAAGCATACACTCAGAGAAATCAGAGGTGTGCTTTGCCATTTATAGCTCCATTAAGGCCCCATAAAACTTTCTCCTTTTTGACCAAATTGGATTTACTTTAAAGAGTCAtgacattttataatattattaattaattaaaaatagtaaaaaaaatcatattttccAAGTGAAATATCATCAGTTAAAATTCGAAATAGCCCGATTGTAGCTTCTGTTTACTGGTCCTCAGCGGTTCAGTAGAAGAGGTTGTTCACGTCGTACACCTCCTTGGAGCTGCAGAGGTACTTGTACTGGGGATTGGTTCCAGTGGTGCACTTGCTGGCCGGCGTGGAGCAGGAGCTGTACATCTTGATGCCCAGCACGTTGGTGGCCGCGTAGTTGCAGGCCAGCAGGAAGGCCTTGTAGCCCTGGCCAGCCACCGAGTAGGTGGCCGCGGCACAGCCCATCTCCGTGTTGCGGTCCGCCACCAGGACGGTGAAGTGGCCGATGGCCGGGCCACTGTAGTCCGAGGGGTAGGCATCGATGTAGGCCTGCTTGGTGTACACCGCCTCGCCGTACCACATGTCGACGCCCCACTGCACGTAGTGGGTCACGTTCAGCGGATCGTAGTAGCTCATCCAGGCCAGGTTCTGGCCGGACCAGTCGAAGGCGTCCGTGTTGTGGCATCCGTCGTGGCGCATGGCGCAGCTCTTCACGTTCAGGGAGGCCAGGTAGGCCAGCTCGTCGTTCCACTTGATGGTGGCCATCCGGCAGGCGGCGCTCAGGTTGGCGTTCAGCCCGCCGGCGATGATGTTGCGGTACTCGTTCGTCCGGGCCACGAGGGCGTCCTTCTCCGCCGTGGTCAGGGACACCAGGGCGGCGTCGCTGGGGCAGCTGGAGGCCCAGGCCTGAAAGGAATACgggaaatattataattagaaaaaatacaaatagtttaagaaaaatatgcgAAATACCGaagattacatttttaaatattaaatattcccTGGATAATAGATATCACATGTCTTTGATCTGTAAAATGTCATAAGTGCATAAAAATACTATtaatagtatttaaaaataatttgtatttcctGGCAAAATggatattttcaaatattacaAACTGCTGGACTTGTAAAGCagtacaaattataaaaaaaaataattaaaaaattttaaatattatattttaaatcattgGAGAATGCCTTTCACAAATCATATTTGCAAActtatattttgatatttcaaaaatatcaaaaggACATCTTATTTGTAACTTTTAATAAtcataatttattaatgaGCTATCTGTTTCTGcgttttttaattgaaatgaatatttgttttcttttaaattaaaagttgtTAACTCAATCTGTAAAAAGCGAAATGATACATCCCAATTTCCAAGATACTGGATGGCCTATGTAGCAGATCAAGTATTAAGTAGTAGGGAGGCggtataagaaaaaatttctaagtagcatcaaaaataataataatataatatttaaactcaatcatagaaaatattatatatatactaataGCCTTAATTTTCATATTAAGGCAGACAATTAACCTGGATTGTTATTGACATTATCAATTTTTGATTCCAAATTTGGACTTCGCTTTGCACGTATTCAACTTTACTCTACCAGTTTTTATCAGTGTACCTCAACTCTTCTCCCGATGGGAGCAGGACTCACCCCGTCATTGTCGCATCCCAGGTTCTTGGTGCCGCCGCAGCTCTTCTTGCAGTAGTCGGTGGCGGAGACGAGGCCCAGAGCCAGGGCCAGGCTAACGATGATCACGGTGTTGCGCATTTCTATTCCCAGACCTGATTGCTGGCGATTCCCCGGGGCGACGCGCTTTTATGCGAACCGCCGTGGAGCAGTTTTCTCTTTTATCAACATTTGATCAAATATTTACCGCCAGAGTGTCTCATTTGTCCCAGCCGAGGCTCAGGCCACCCGCCGCCCTTtgtgtgggtggctgggtgttTGTGCTGAACTACTTGTAATGGGTGGTTCCTCACCCagcaccacctcctcctccgaaAGACGTCATTCGATCGGTGGGGCAAAAACAACCGTGTCTGCGGGAACCACCTGAGGGTTCTTCGCCGCCGTATATGGGTAACACTGATTGTTTTCGCCACAGCCAAGATGTTGTGAGAAACAAGTTAATGagtaattaacaaaataatcAGGGATAAC containing:
- the LOC108025609 gene encoding antigen 5 like allergen Cul n 1 encodes the protein MRNTVIIVSLALALGLVSATDYCKKSCGGTKNLGCDNDGAWASSCPSDAALVSLTTAEKDALVARTNEYRNIIAGGLNANLSAACRMATIKWNDELAYLASLNVKSCAMRHDGCHNTDAFDWSGQNLAWMSYYDPLNVTHYVQWGVDMWYGEAVYTKQAYIDAYPSDYSGPAIGHFTVLVADRNTEMGCAAATYSVAGQGYKAFLLACNYAATNVLGIKMYSSCSTPASKCTTGTNPQYKYLCSSKEVYDVNNLFY